In one window of Mercurialis annua linkage group LG4, ddMerAnnu1.2, whole genome shotgun sequence DNA:
- the LOC126676497 gene encoding uncharacterized protein LOC126676497: MALVWQYGEKSGFESWKVLSWGMVPLLGGAFCACTWHFFYNSESLEVLVALQAALTVVGNATMCIAAFRIYKSVEERPKNL, encoded by the exons ATGGCTTTGGTGTGGCAATATGGGGAGAAATCTGGGTTTGAATCTTGGAAGGTGCTCTCTTGGGGCATG GTACCTCTGCTTGGTGGAGCATTTTGCGCCTGCACATGGCATTTCTTCTACAATTCTGAGTCTCTAG AGGTATTGGTGGCTCTTCAAGCAGCACTAACGGTAGTGGGTAATGCCACCATGTGCATCGCTGCATTTCGTATATACAAGTCAGTGGAGGAGCGGCCGAAGAATCTGTGA
- the LOC126676494 gene encoding uncharacterized protein LOC126676494, translating to MATAMTTLSFLSSKLESSQKSTHTLSPSRTLSAPQIPPLMLKLSGFVPLLGAGLALTAVAPASAAVLPFLGQLNEPSNALSLPTWAIHVSSVVEWITAMALVWQYGEKSGFESWKGLSWGMVPLLGGAFCACTWHFFYNSESLEVLVALQAALTVVGNATMCIAAFRIYKSVEERPKNL from the exons ATGGCTACGGCAATGACGACCTTATCATTCTTATCTTCGAAACTTGAAAGCTCTCAGAAGTCAACACACACTCTATCTCCTTCCCGCACTCTCTCTGCTCCTCAAATTCCCCCCTTGATGCTAAAACTATCTGGTTTTGTTCCTCTTCTCGGGGCTGGTTTGGCCTTAACTGCAGTGGCTCCCGCCTCAGCTGCCGTTTTACCGTTCCTGGGTCAACTCAATGAACCCTCTAATGCACTGTCTTTGCCCACCTGGGCCATTCATGTTTCCAGTGTTGTTGAGTG GATAACTGCTATGGCTTTGGTGTGGCAATATGGGGAGAAATCTGGGTTTGAATCTTGGAAGGGACTCTCTTGGGGGATG GTACCTCTGCTTGGTGGAGCATTTTGCGCCTGCACATGGCATTTCTTCTACAATTCTGAGTCTCTAGAG GTATTGGTGGCTCTTCAAGCAGCACTAACGGTAGTGGGTAATGCCACCATGTGCATCGCTGCATTCCGTATATACAAGTCAGTGGAGGAGCGGCCGAAGAATCTGTGA
- the LOC126676492 gene encoding uncharacterized protein LOC126676492 → MTFVNDESRVPHLRLRMEGGGVHDDDGDDHSKGDYVKLRNCEVEVTEEERLVNGVTEGSSFCLWGWRGSVVWYWVKLVLLLACLGLLAAVCLKWVGPFFMDKEIIPIINWETTTFSTPVLAVLIFASVAIFPSLLLPSSPSMWVAGLTFGYGYGFLLIISAAAVGVSLPFFIGSLFLHKIQEWLERYPKKAAILRAAGEGNWFHQFRAVAFIRISPFPYILYNYCAVATSVKYGPYILGSLIGMVPETFTAIYTGILIGTLADASTDRRSLSAPQIVFNVIGFCLTVVGTIVFTAYAKTKLKVLQDDPQLV, encoded by the exons ATGACGTTTGTTAACGATGAGAGTAGGGTGCCACATCTGCGGTTGAGAATGGAGGGTGGTGGTGTtcatgatgatgatggtgatgatcaTAGTAAAGGGGATTATGTGAAATTGAGAAATTGTGAGGTGGAGGTCACGGAGGAAGAAAGATTAGTGAATGGTGTGACAGAAGGGTCTAGTTTTTGTTTATGGGGATGGAGAGGCTCTGTTGTTTGGTATTGGGTTAAGTTGGTTTTGTTGCTTGCTTGTCTTGGATTGTTGGCTGCTGTTTGTCTTAAATGGGTTGGTCCTTTTTTCATGGACAAG GAGATTATTCCTATCATCAATTGGGAGACAACAACTTTTAGCACTCCAGTGTTGGCTGTCCTAATATTTGCTTCTGTGGCAATATTCCCTTCCCTATTATTACCATCATCGCCTTCTATGTGGGTAGCTGGGTTGACATTTGGTTATGGCTATGGGTTTCTATTAATCATATCTGCAGCAGCTGTGGGTGTGTCACTTCCCTTTTTCATTGGCTCGTTGTTCCTTCACAAAATTCAA GAGTGGTTAGAAAGATATCCAAAGAAAGCTGCCATTTTGAGAGCAGCTGGAGAAGGAAACTGGTTTCATCAGTTTCGAGCCGTAGCATTTATAAGGATATCTCCATTTCCGTATATTTTGTACAATTACTGTGCTGTGGCTACAAGTGTCAAGTATGGTCCTTACATTTTAGGGTCATTAATTGGTATGGTGCCAGAGACTTTTACTGCAATCTACAC TGGGATACTTATAGGAACCCTGGCAGATGCTTCAACTGATCGGCGTTCGCTTTCAGCTCCACAAATTGTCTTCAATGTCATTGGTTTCTGTTTAACAGTGGTTGGCACGATTGTCTTCACCGCATATGCAAAAACGAAGCTGAAGGTATTGCAAGATGATCCACAGTTAGTATAG
- the LOC126676491 gene encoding probable sodium/metabolite cotransporter BASS6, chloroplastic, with translation MNVNSTKQWQLSQFHHQTKSHVSKSQFFNRNCSLNPSEFRYVGISLQFKPNSQLVGCSRFLVNRCLSENLSDSFDQDLSPNTANQHNKIVVQEFSIVNILKQANSLLPHVVLASTLLALFYPPSFTWFTTRYYAPALGFLMFAVGVNSSEKDFVEAFKKPAALVAGYVGQFVVKPILGYIFGISAVSVFGLPTPIGAGIMLVSCVSGAQLSNYATFLTDPAMAPLSIVMTSLSTATAVFVTPSLSLLLIGKRLPVDVKGMVSSILQIVVSPIAAGLLLNRFLPGISNGIRPFLPPLSVLVTACCVGAPLAINVESVVSPFGATILALIISFHLVAFVAGYVFTGLVFPKAPDLKALQRTISFETGMQSSLLALALANKFFQDPLVAVPPAISTVMMSLMGFTLVMIWSKKKEVY, from the exons ATGAATGTCAACAGTACTAAGCAATGGCAGCTCTCTCAATTTCATCACCAGACCAAATCCCATGTTTCAAAATCTCAGTTCTTTAATCGAAATTGTTCTTTAAACCCTTCAG aatTTCGTTATGTGGGTATTTCACTTCAATTTAAACCCAATTCTCAAT TGGTTGGGTGTTCAAGATTTTTGGTGAACAGATGCTTATCAGAGAATTTATCGGATTCTTTTGATCAGGATTTGAGTCCAAATACTGCAAACCAACACAATAAG ATTGTTGTGCAGGAGTTTTCTATTGTTAATATCCTGAAGCAAGCAAATTCCCTACTGCCTCATGTGGTACTTGCCAGTACGCTGTTGGCTCTCTTTTATCCTCCCTCTTTCACATGGTTTACCACCAG GTACTATGCCCCTGCGTTAGGGTTTTTGATGTTTGCAGTCGGGGTCAATTCCAGCGAAAAGGATTTTGTAGAAGCATTCAAGAAACCAGCAGCTCTGGTAGCTGGCTATGTTGGCCAATTTGTTGTAAAGCCTATCCTTGGGTACATCTTTGGCATAAGTGCTGTATCAGTGTTTGGTCTCCCAACTCCTATAG GTGCTGGGATTATGTTAGTATCATGTGTAAGTGGGGCCCAGCTTTCGAATTATGCTACTTTTCTTACTGATCCAGCTATGGCTCCTTTAAGTATTGTCATGACCTCACTGTCTACTGCCACCGCTGTGTTTGTTACCCCTTCGTTATCACTCTTGCTTATTGGAAAGAGACTACCTGTTGATGTTAAAGGAATGGTATCTAGTATTCTGCAAATAGTGGTTTCCCCGATTGCTGCAGGATTGCTTCTAAATAG GTTCCTTCCCGGTATTTCTAATGGTATTCGGCCATTTTTGCCTCCTCTCTCAGTACTCGTAACAGCCTGTTGCGTTGGAGCACCACTCGCTATTAATGTCGAGTCTGTTGTATCCCCTTTTGGAGCAACCATATTGGCACTCATTATTTCATTTCATCTCGTGGCATTTGTTGCTGGATATGTTTTTACTGGTCTTGTGTTTCCTAAAGCACCTGACCTAAAAGCACTTCAAAGAACAATTTCGTTTGAGACGG GAATGCAAAGCAGTCTTCTGGCCCTTGCGCTTGCAAATAAGTTTTTTCAAGATCCGCTTGTAGCCGTGCCCCCAGCCATCTCT ACTGTAATGATGTCTTTGATGGGGTTCACTCTGGTGATGATTTGGAGTAAGAAGAAAGAAGTATATTAA